The genomic window CCGGGCGGGGGGAGGCGTGGTGGAGGTGAAGGTGTAAACACCTAGACAGCGCTTTAGGCCGGGGCCAATAGTCTAGTCATGACCGCATCTAAACAAACCTACCGACTTCGCGACGTCTTCACGCCAGGCGGCTTGCCTTCGGTAACCTACGTCGGTCGTGAGCACCTTGACCTAGAAGGAAAGATTTCTAGAGCTCGTGCAAAAGGTTACGCTTTCAACGTCGTGACGGGACCTACAAAGTCAGGCAAATCAGTCCTTTGCCATAAAGTTCTAGATGACTCCCCCCTGATCGTCATCGAGGGCGGTCAAGTTAAATCTGAAGACCAGTTCTGGCAGCAAATAGCCTACAAATTGAACCTCGCTTCCGCCGCGTCTAAGGGCCGCGCGGATACTACAAGCATCACGACTACAGGTGAGGTATCTGGCGGAATACCCGGCATTTTGGGCGGCAAAGGAAGCGGTTCACTTTCGGATGCAGCGCAAGACTCATCAAGCCTAACCTACACGAACGTCCCAATCATCGCGTCACTTGACAAGATGATAAACGAAGAAATATCCCTGCTTGTTGACGACTTCCACTACCTAGATCATTCGGTTCAAAAATCAGTTATACAAGCTCTAAAGGGAGCCGTCTTTAAAGGACTTACTGTTTTTTTACTCGCCGTTCCTCACCGAGCATTCGATCCCATTACGGTGGAAAATGAAGTTGAAGGTAGGTTCAAGCATATCGAAATTCCTGAGTGGAGCATCGATGACCTAGTCCTCATTCCACAACGAGGTTTTGCAGCTCTTGGCGTTGCCGTCGATGATAAATCGATTAAGGAAATTTGCGACGAGGCCTTCGGGAACCCGCTCCTGGTCCAAGAGTCGTGTAGCGAATTCTGTCTTCAGAACGGCGTTGAGAAAACAGAGACAGAAAACCCTCCTAAAAAGCTAGATCGAAAAAAGCTATACCTAGCCTTCGGGGAGATCGCAGAGAGCAAGGGCTTCCCAAAGTATCAAAAGCTCAAAAAAGGACCGAATCCGAAGAAGGAACGGTTAGGCCGCAATTTAAAAGGTGGCGCTTCGGATGACATCTATTCCGTCATCATGTCTGCCGTGGCCAGCCTTGGACCTAAAGCCAGCACATCCTACATAGAAATTCGTGGCGCGATCAAAGAACTTCTTGCTGATGGAGAACCAACGCCGCAGAAGAACGAGATTACATCAGCTCTTGCACATATGAGTAAGATCGCAAAAGACAAAATTCAAGGTGAACCGCCTCTTGAATGGGTTAGAGGAGAAGATTCGCTCGTTATAACTGATCCATTTCTACTATTTTACATGAAATGGGCTATTAGAAACAAAGGCGCTCTAGAGGTGGTGCCTGATATGCTTCTCTAGAGACCGCAAGTTGCCCACCCTCGTCCTCCTCGCCGGACCCAACGGCGCCGGTAAAACCACCTTCATCAACGGGTTTCTGCGGGAGCGGACAGAGGCGTTTCAGTTCGTCAATCCGGATGAAGTCGCGCGAGGCCTGACCGGGGACGGCCCGGCGCGTGATCTGGCGGCCGGGCGGCTGGTGCTGGAGCGGCTGGACGCGCTGACGCGCGCCGGGGCAGATGTGATCCTTGAAACCACTCTGGCGACGCGCTCGCACGCCGTGCGCATTCGCCATTGGCGGGCACTCGGCTATCGGGTGGAACTGGTCTATCTGCGCCTGCCTAGCGCCAACTATTCGGTTGCGCGCGTCGCGCGCCGGGTCGCGCGCGGGGGACATGGCATTCCCGAAGATACCCTGCGCCGCCGCTTTTTGCTCAGCGCCGAGTATCTCGAAACGACCTACAAGGCAGCCGTCGATGCCTGGAAAATCTACGCCAATGGCGACGACGGTCTCGATCTGCTAGATTGGGGACCGCGATGAACAAGATGCTGATTGACCACGAAACCGCGCTGAAGGCCGCGCGCCGCGCCGCCGAGATGGCGAAGCATGGCACGCGCGAGGAGCAGTCCGGCAAGTTCCTGCCGCCGCCCGGCTGGAAGGGACATCTGGTCACCGCCGCCGACGCCGCGCCTGCGCCGAAGAAGCGGGCCTAAGCTTTCCCTCTCCCGTTGGGAGAGGGCTTGAGCGTCCAGGAGCGAAGCGATTGGAAACGCGAAAGGGTGAGGGTCGGACCTCGCCCCAGACGCACGCCCCTCACCCTTTCGGCTTGCGACGCGCTTCGCTTGCCGAGCCTCAAGCCCTCTCCCAACGGGAGAGGGACGAGCGATCTTGCCACCTCCTTTCGTCATCCTCCGGCAAGCCGCGTCTTCGCGGCGCAGACCGGGGGACCCAGCGGCGCGCGCGAGCGCGACCCTGTCGCGGACTCCGTTTTCAACATCGCGCGGCGGACATCGCCTTCGGCGCCGCTGACTTCCGGGTCTTCCCCCCGCTTTCGCGAGGGTTCGCCCGGAGGATGACGAAAGGCAGGGAATGCACAGCTAGCCCCTCTACCTATGCACGACGTCCCTGCACCGGCCGTTGAAATCCCTCGTCTTTCGCGAAATCGACGCCCTCTACCCGATCACGCTTCGGGGCGGCCTTAGACTGGCGGCGCGTCCTGTGTCGGGCGCGGGCGACAGGCCGGGGATGGGATGGACGACGACCACAGCTATGACGACGGCGGGTTCGAGGGGCCGCGCGATCCGTTTTACGATGCGATGACCCAGCAGGCGCTGGATCAGATCCGCATCCTGCGCGAGGCGGGTCTGGAGCAGACGTATCGCGACGCCCTGCATCACGATTCCTCGCCCGAGGCCGAGGCGGCCTTCTGGCGCGCGCACGGCCTGCCGATGCATCTGTTGCGGCTGCCCGATCTGGTCACCTCGGACCCCGCCGCGCGCGCGGCCGACCGGGTGCAGAACCGGGGCTATCGCCGTCTGTCGAAAGAGGCGTGGGAGGCGGCGGGCACGGCCTATCTGGCCGGGTCCACGGCCGAGGAGGTCAGCGCCGTCTATGGCATGGCGGTCAGCACCTTTCGCGCCCGCGCCAGGGACGAAGGCTGGCGGCGCGAGGATCAGCCCGATCCGCTGCGCGAACCGATCGACCTGGAGGCCGAGACGGCCGACGGCCTGCCCGACTATGGGGCCATGGCGGCCCACGCCCTGATGCGGCTGAACCGGGCGCTTCAGGCCGGGCGCGCGCTGGAGGCTGCGCGCTGGGTGCGGCTGCACGCCGACCTGACCCGCATGTCGGCCGCCCCGCCCGCACCTTCGTCTCCGCCGCCGCCGAAGCCGCCGACGCCGCCCAAGGAACCCGACCTGGGCGAGCGCGCCGCCGCCGTCGCCGAACAGGTCGGCCTGATCGCCCGCGAAGCCTGCGCCCTCAAACGCGGCGATTACGCCGGCCGCGACGCCCTGATGGCCCGCCTCGAGGCGCTCGACGACCTGAGCCAGGCCCCGAGATTAGACGAATTAGACGAAATAGACGGTGTTTTTGCCGGGGCGGTGGCGAGTGGCGAGTGGCGAGCGAAGCGGCGCGCAACGCACGGCCTCTGGTTCACGCTAACCCCTCGTCACTCGTCACGCGCCACTCGCCACTCGGCTCTCACACCTCCGACGCGATCTTGCGCAGGGCCTCTTCGAACACCGAGGCCGGCTGGCCGCCCGAGATCAGATATTTGCCCTCGACCACCACGGCCGGGACGGAGGTGATGCCGCGTGCGCGCCACAGGTCCTCGGCCTGGCGCACGGCCTGGGCGTAGCGGCCCGAGGTCAGAACCTCGCCCGCCTCGGCCCGGTCCAGCCCGGCCTTTTCGGCGGCGGTGGTCAGGACCCCGGCGTCGGTCAGGTTGCGGTTCTCGGTGAAGTGGGCGGTGAACAGCGCCTGTTTCAGGGCCTTTTGCTTCTCCGGCGCCGTCTCATGCGCCCAGTGCAGCAGCCGGTGGGCGTCGAAGGTGTTCCAGATGCGGCTGTCGTCGGTCATGCGCATGTCGAAGCCCACCTCGCCCGCCCGCTCGCGGATCATGGCGCGGTTGGCGGCGGACTGCTCAGGGCTCGCGCCGTATTTGCGGCCGATGTGTTCGACGATGTTCTCGCCCTCGGGCGCGATCTGGGGGTTCAGCTCGAACGGCTG from Brevundimonas fontaquae includes these protein-coding regions:
- a CDS encoding AAA family ATPase encodes the protein MPTLVLLAGPNGAGKTTFINGFLRERTEAFQFVNPDEVARGLTGDGPARDLAAGRLVLERLDALTRAGADVILETTLATRSHAVRIRHWRALGYRVELVYLRLPSANYSVARVARRVARGGHGIPEDTLRRRFLLSAEYLETTYKAAVDAWKIYANGDDGLDLLDWGPR
- a CDS encoding DsbA family oxidoreductase; the protein is MNAPLKTLKIDFVSDVVCPWCVVGLGGLDTALDALKDEGIAADIAFQPFELNPQIAPEGENIVEHIGRKYGASPEQSAANRAMIRERAGEVGFDMRMTDDSRIWNTFDAHRLLHWAHETAPEKQKALKQALFTAHFTENRNLTDAGVLTTAAEKAGLDRAEAGEVLTSGRYAQAVRQAEDLWRARGITSVPAVVVEGKYLISGGQPASVFEEALRKIASEV